In SAR202 cluster bacterium, one genomic interval encodes:
- a CDS encoding SDR family oxidoreductase — MDLELDGKRALITGGSKGIGKSIAIQLCQEGVNVAIAARTKETLDQAAQEIEKLTGKRVATIVVDTTQKSSVDSMVKKVVDEFGGIDILVNSAAMVGGQVRGSISEADEKDLIEDLDTKVVGYFRCIKAVVPYMQQQKWGRIISIGGVSARQSTIYGLRNAAVVHMTKTLSDQLGADGITLNVLHPGLTQTPAIRNRMAETAKQQGKTLEEIEAESARNVAIKRTIKPEELAFVTAVLSSPKAECITGESIAGGGGAIGAVFQ, encoded by the coding sequence ATGGATTTAGAATTAGATGGCAAACGAGCTTTGATAACTGGTGGAAGTAAGGGAATAGGAAAGTCCATAGCAATTCAGTTATGTCAAGAAGGTGTAAATGTAGCAATCGCTGCAAGGACTAAAGAAACTTTAGACCAAGCAGCACAAGAAATCGAAAAATTAACAGGAAAAAGAGTAGCTACAATAGTTGTAGATACCACTCAAAAATCTAGTGTTGATAGTATGGTAAAAAAGGTAGTTGATGAATTTGGGGGAATAGATATTCTCGTAAATAGTGCAGCAATGGTTGGAGGACAAGTTAGAGGATCAATCTCTGAAGCTGATGAAAAGGATCTAATAGAAGATTTAGATACAAAAGTTGTTGGATACTTTAGATGTATAAAAGCTGTTGTTCCATATATGCAACAACAAAAATGGGGACGAATAATTAGTATTGGAGGAGTGTCTGCAAGGCAATCTACTATATATGGATTAAGAAATGCTGCAGTTGTACATATGACCAAAACTTTATCTGATCAACTTGGAGCCGATGGCATCACATTAAATGTTTTGCATCCAGGTTTAACACAAACACCTGCAATTAGGAATAGAATGGCTGAAACTGCAAAACAACAAGGTAAGACATTAGAAGAGATTGAAGCAGAATCTGCAAGGAATGTAGCAATTAAACGAACTATCAAACCAGAAGAGTTAGCATTTGTCACCGCAGTATTATCTTCTCCAAAAGCAGAATGCATTACAGGGGAATCAATAGCAGGCGGTGGTGGAGCTATAGGAGCTGTTTTCCAATAA
- a CDS encoding tRNA (cytidine(34)-2'-O)-methyltransferase: MNELLNILVVAPEIPPNTGNIIRLCSNSGCNLHLIKPIGFNFDNKSLKRARLDYDLNCNISIYDTYEEYVEKNNPINIYATSTSSNNMYNDINYNLGDTVVFGSESKGLSSEILTQIPSANILKIPMIPQNRSINLSNAVSIVVYEAWRQLEFIGSSKIKQNEYYN, encoded by the coding sequence ATGAATGAATTATTAAACATATTAGTAGTTGCTCCAGAAATACCGCCAAATACAGGAAATATTATTCGATTATGCTCTAATTCAGGGTGTAATTTACATTTAATTAAGCCTATTGGTTTTAATTTTGATAATAAAAGTTTAAAAAGAGCACGTCTAGATTATGATCTTAATTGCAATATATCCATTTATGACACATATGAAGAATATGTTGAAAAAAATAATCCTATAAATATTTATGCAACAAGTACATCATCTAATAATATGTATAATGATATTAACTATAATTTAGGGGATACAGTTGTGTTTGGCTCAGAAAGTAAAGGATTATCCTCTGAAATTCTTACTCAAATACCTAGTGCAAATATTTTAAAAATACCAATGATCCCTCAGAATAGAAGTATTAATTTATCCAATGCAGTTTCTATTGTTGTATATGAAGCATGGAGACAATTAGAATTTATTGGAAGCTCTAAAATTAAACAAAACGAATATTATAATTAG
- a CDS encoding amidohydrolase family protein — protein MGILLTHATILTGEQNDKVITNGAVAIDKDKIIDVGDAEVLEANYQNFDKYVLKNRLIIPGLINNHTHTVLNVLRGAIENAGSADRVYGYMVPISFVMTDEDRKALAAVGCLEAIKSGTTTLVDPLRFVNSYAETMANTGLRLYLAESAADAVTTEIRTSGYRYDKSWGDAFLERTLQLIDNHHATKNNRVQCMVAAHATDICSPWLLRELNDIAHSKGLRRTIHLAQSSQEVTQVKSMAEGKTPVEYLLENDWLGRDVLAAHCSYCTTSDIGLLSETATSMAHCPASSSRRGYHGLANMPGLVDLGVNVTLGTDNMSEDMFEAMRVGLILNRGMREDTGVPTPKDIFNWATLNPAYSLERDDLGNIGKNMKADISILRLDRPHLSPIIDTLSSLVHYGQASDVESVIVDGEWVMKDGKVLTMDEDEVITQAQNATIRAWSALKKQWGDIVIPEEFDQFLS, from the coding sequence ATGGGTATATTACTTACACATGCAACAATACTTACCGGTGAACAAAATGATAAAGTTATAACAAATGGTGCTGTTGCAATAGATAAGGATAAGATTATTGATGTTGGTGACGCCGAGGTATTAGAAGCCAACTATCAGAATTTTGATAAATATGTTCTGAAAAATCGATTAATTATACCTGGATTGATAAATAATCATACACACACGGTATTAAATGTATTAAGAGGAGCTATTGAAAATGCAGGTTCGGCCGACCGAGTTTATGGTTATATGGTACCAATATCCTTTGTTATGACCGATGAAGATAGAAAAGCTTTAGCAGCAGTTGGATGCTTGGAAGCTATAAAGTCAGGAACAACCACACTTGTTGATCCATTAAGATTTGTTAATTCTTATGCCGAAACTATGGCTAATACCGGCCTTAGGTTATATTTGGCAGAATCAGCAGCAGATGCAGTTACAACAGAAATTCGAACCTCAGGTTATAGATATGATAAGTCATGGGGAGATGCCTTTTTAGAGAGAACACTTCAGTTAATTGATAATCATCATGCAACAAAAAATAATAGAGTTCAATGTATGGTTGCTGCTCATGCGACTGATATTTGTTCTCCATGGTTATTGAGAGAACTTAATGATATAGCTCACTCAAAAGGTTTAAGACGCACTATACATTTAGCTCAATCATCACAAGAAGTTACCCAAGTTAAGTCTATGGCAGAAGGTAAAACTCCTGTTGAATACTTACTTGAAAACGACTGGCTAGGAAGAGATGTTTTAGCAGCGCATTGTTCATACTGTACAACTTCTGATATTGGGCTTTTGTCTGAAACAGCTACTTCAATGGCGCATTGCCCAGCTTCAAGTTCTAGACGAGGATATCATGGGTTAGCAAATATGCCTGGTTTGGTTGATTTGGGTGTAAATGTAACTCTTGGTACAGATAATATGTCAGAAGATATGTTTGAAGCAATGAGGGTTGGTTTAATTTTAAATAGAGGTATGCGTGAAGACACAGGGGTTCCTACACCCAAAGATATCTTCAATTGGGCAACTTTAAACCCAGCTTATTCGTTAGAACGTGACGATTTGGGTAATATTGGTAAAAATATGAAGGCTGATATATCTATACTCCGATTAGATAGGCCTCACTTATCTCCAATTATTGATACATTATCCTCATTAGTTCATTATGGCCAAGCATCTGACGTTGAGTCAGTCATTGTGGATGGAGAATGGGTTATGAAAGACGGTAAAGTTTTAACTATGGATGAAGATGAAGTAATAACTCAGGCTCAAAATGCTACAATTCGGGCTTGGAGTGCATTAAAAAAACAATGGGGAGACATTGTAATACCTGAAGAATTTGATCAGTTTCTTTCCTGA
- a CDS encoding isocitrate lyase/PEP mutase family protein, whose product MGTKNLKELIMDQKILKEPIVYDCLQAKIAENLGFQAIAISGGGVSMSKGYPDAGLMTMNEVLEVAGYVARSVNIPVTADGDTGYGNALNVWRTVKEFEAAGLSGISFEDQYFPKRCAYFEGKQVVAIEEHAKKIEAAVKARSSDNFLIIGRSDALSVSGWEDTIKRVKTYYEAGADMIRIEGIQTLEDAEIYAKELSGIPKSYNGQSIDAATAETLGFNVISPNNYLPSVIYKAVKDSMEEFEKTGTVDFDVSNYRQELAVIMGVDQLFEIEQNYVL is encoded by the coding sequence ATGGGTACGAAAAATCTAAAAGAACTAATTATGGATCAAAAGATATTAAAAGAACCAATAGTTTACGACTGCCTGCAAGCAAAAATTGCAGAAAATTTAGGTTTTCAAGCAATCGCTATAAGTGGGGGTGGCGTTTCAATGTCTAAGGGTTATCCTGATGCTGGATTAATGACAATGAATGAAGTATTAGAGGTTGCTGGTTATGTTGCTCGATCAGTTAATATACCTGTAACTGCTGACGGTGACACTGGTTATGGGAATGCTTTAAATGTTTGGAGAACTGTTAAGGAATTTGAAGCTGCCGGATTAAGCGGAATTAGTTTTGAAGATCAGTATTTTCCTAAAAGATGTGCATACTTTGAAGGTAAGCAGGTTGTGGCTATCGAAGAACATGCAAAAAAAATTGAAGCTGCTGTAAAAGCAAGATCGAGTGATAATTTTTTGATTATAGGGCGATCTGATGCACTCAGTGTATCGGGTTGGGAAGATACGATTAAAAGAGTAAAGACCTATTATGAAGCAGGTGCAGATATGATTAGGATTGAAGGTATTCAAACCTTAGAAGATGCAGAGATATATGCCAAAGAATTATCAGGAATACCAAAATCATATAATGGACAAAGTATAGACGCAGCTACTGCAGAAACCTTAGGCTTTAATGTCATATCTCCAAATAATTACTTACCAAGTGTTATTTACAAAGCAGTAAAGGATAGTATGGAGGAATTTGAGAAAACAGGTACAGTCGATTTTGATGTATCAAACTATCGACAAGAATTAGCTGTCATTATGGGGGTTGATCAATTGTTCGAAATCGAGCAGAATTATGTTTTATAA
- a CDS encoding glycerate kinase: MKIVIAPQAYKGCLNSKSVALNIEMGIREANPKLETVCFPLADGGDGTLDVLVKFRNGKIFTKEVIGPLGYPVRAEWGVMEDNRTAVIEMALASGLAICNQENFDLKDTTTYGTGQLILEAIDNGYKNILIGLGGSATNDGGVGAIQALGGIFLDINDKQLPYGGGNLIKLSSINTDNINPYVRECDITIASDVTNPLCGPSGATYIFGPQKGGTVIMLDELENSLLHYSSVIAKQIGKNYTNHSGAGAAGGLAYGLMSFTNAKIKSGFELICEMLNFNEIIKDADLIITGEGKTDLSTLFNKTPIAIANKAKEFNIPVVCISGSVGKGYEKILENGISEIITLEELAKSTEDSFSNTAFYLRSATKKFINNTMN, from the coding sequence ATGAAAATAGTAATAGCGCCTCAAGCATACAAAGGCTGTCTAAACTCGAAATCAGTAGCTTTAAACATTGAAATGGGTATTAGAGAAGCGAACCCTAAATTAGAAACTGTTTGCTTTCCTCTAGCGGACGGTGGTGACGGAACGCTAGATGTATTAGTGAAATTTAGAAATGGAAAAATATTTACTAAAGAAGTTATCGGCCCACTTGGTTATCCTGTTCGAGCAGAATGGGGAGTTATGGAAGATAATAGAACTGCGGTCATAGAAATGGCTTTAGCATCTGGCTTAGCCATTTGTAACCAGGAGAATTTTGATCTTAAAGACACTACTACCTATGGGACAGGACAATTAATACTAGAGGCTATAGATAATGGATACAAAAACATTTTAATTGGTCTAGGGGGTAGCGCCACTAATGATGGAGGAGTTGGTGCTATTCAGGCTTTAGGTGGTATCTTTTTAGATATAAATGATAAACAACTTCCATATGGCGGTGGTAATTTAATCAAACTATCTAGCATAAATACCGACAATATAAACCCCTACGTTAGGGAATGTGATATTACAATAGCAAGTGATGTAACTAACCCTTTATGTGGGCCATCAGGCGCTACATACATTTTTGGGCCCCAAAAGGGCGGAACAGTAATCATGTTGGATGAATTAGAAAATTCACTGCTACATTATAGTTCTGTTATAGCAAAACAAATTGGTAAAAATTATACAAATCACTCTGGTGCAGGTGCTGCAGGAGGATTGGCTTATGGCCTAATGTCATTTACTAACGCGAAAATTAAATCTGGATTTGAACTAATTTGTGAAATGTTAAATTTCAATGAAATAATCAAAGATGCAGATTTAATTATTACCGGCGAAGGCAAAACAGATTTATCTACTTTATTTAATAAAACTCCAATTGCTATTGCAAATAAAGCGAAGGAATTTAATATACCTGTTGTATGTATTTCAGGGTCAGTAGGTAAAGGTTATGAGAAAATTTTAGAAAACGGCATAAGTGAAATAATTACTTTAGAAGAACTGGCGAAATCTACTGAAGATAGCTTTTCAAATACAGCCTTTTACCTTAGAAGTGCCACAAAAAAGTTTATTAACAATACAATGAATTAA
- a CDS encoding methylated-DNA--[protein]-cysteine S-methyltransferase produces MNEYFYKKIISPLGYLYLITDDTHLRAVIYETKRNYFERLISIASPRDNSLINLTELQLSQYFSGERKKFDLPLFYEGTPFQMNAWNSLLQIPYGTTISYAQQAENIENSKAVRAIGHANSLNPISIIIPCHRVIGKSGKLVGYGGGLDSKKYLISLEKGHIL; encoded by the coding sequence ATGAATGAATACTTCTACAAAAAGATTATCTCACCTTTAGGTTATCTATATCTGATAACTGACGATACCCATTTAAGGGCAGTCATTTATGAAACGAAACGAAATTATTTTGAACGATTAATTTCTATAGCATCACCTCGAGATAATAGTTTAATTAATCTTACTGAATTACAACTTAGCCAATATTTCTCTGGAGAAAGAAAAAAATTTGATTTACCTTTATTTTACGAAGGTACACCCTTTCAAATGAACGCTTGGAATTCATTATTACAGATACCATACGGAACAACAATTAGTTATGCTCAACAAGCTGAAAATATAGAAAATAGCAAAGCGGTTAGAGCTATAGGACATGCTAATAGCCTTAACCCAATAAGCATAATTATTCCGTGCCATAGAGTAATTGGAAAGTCAGGGAAACTTGTTGGTTATGGCGGGGGTTTAGATTCTAAGAAATATTTAATTAGTTTAGAAAAAGGGCATATTTTATAG
- a CDS encoding SDR family oxidoreductase, producing MKILVTGATGYVGGRLIPKLLELGFEVRILARNPDRIKNRPWYSKVEIFTGNVLNKDSLHGLFKNIDIAFYLIHSLSQGKNFDEADVNAAHNFVEIAELEKLNKIIYLGGLGEVSDNLSKHLLSRQQTGEILRSSEIDVTEFRSGVIVGSGSLSFEIIRNLTERLPIMICPKWVYTKTQPISIENVLEYLIHSISTKIPKNHVFEIGGEDVLSYGDMIKRYALIRRLRRLLIPVPVLTPKLSSYWIHWTTPVSAKITRPLVEGLKNESIVYDTKAQEYFPQISLINYDDAVKLALSNIDDQDVETSWSDSLSSSNGQDVPIESISMINDKQIDYNEISGMVHDKKLINIDKSSSDIFKFLSTLGGENGWLYGNILWKIRGYIDLLFGGVGLRRGRRDSLVLYQGDALDFWRIEKVIDNKLIRLKAEMKVPGKAWLQYDIVENEHNCTLTQTAFFAPKGLLGLIYWYSLFPIHIIIFNGLIKSIKNKIEE from the coding sequence ATGAAGATACTTGTTACAGGTGCTACTGGATACGTTGGCGGTAGATTAATTCCAAAACTTTTAGAACTCGGATTTGAAGTTCGAATTTTAGCTAGAAACCCTGATCGAATTAAGAATAGACCTTGGTATTCTAAAGTAGAAATATTTACTGGAAATGTGTTGAATAAAGATTCACTGCATGGTTTGTTCAAAAATATCGATATTGCTTTTTATTTGATTCATAGCTTGTCTCAGGGTAAAAACTTTGATGAAGCTGATGTGAATGCTGCTCATAACTTTGTAGAAATTGCTGAATTGGAAAAACTCAATAAGATCATTTATCTTGGTGGCTTGGGAGAAGTATCTGATAATCTTTCAAAACATTTATTATCTCGACAACAAACAGGTGAAATATTACGTAGTTCAGAAATTGATGTCACTGAATTTAGATCAGGTGTGATTGTTGGATCAGGAAGTTTATCATTTGAAATTATTAGAAATTTAACTGAACGATTACCTATTATGATCTGCCCGAAATGGGTATATACCAAAACACAACCCATCTCAATAGAGAATGTGTTGGAATACCTGATTCATAGTATTTCCACTAAAATTCCCAAAAATCATGTGTTTGAAATCGGTGGTGAAGATGTATTAAGTTATGGCGATATGATAAAGAGATACGCATTAATAAGAAGACTACGTCGTTTATTAATTCCGGTTCCCGTTTTAACACCGAAACTTTCATCCTATTGGATACATTGGACGACCCCAGTTTCTGCTAAAATCACAAGACCTTTAGTAGAAGGTTTGAAAAATGAGAGTATCGTTTATGATACAAAAGCACAAGAATATTTTCCTCAGATTTCTTTAATAAATTATGATGATGCAGTAAAACTAGCCTTATCAAATATAGATGATCAAGATGTCGAAACGTCGTGGTCAGATTCTTTGAGTTCTAGTAATGGTCAAGATGTTCCAATTGAATCTATTTCAATGATAAATGATAAGCAGATTGACTATAACGAGATATCTGGCATGGTTCATGATAAAAAACTAATTAATATAGATAAATCTTCTTCAGATATATTTAAATTTTTATCTACTCTTGGAGGGGAAAATGGTTGGTTATATGGAAATATTTTATGGAAAATAAGAGGTTATATAGATCTACTTTTTGGTGGAGTAGGGCTTCGGCGGGGTAGAAGAGATTCATTAGTACTTTATCAGGGTGATGCTTTGGATTTTTGGAGAATAGAAAAAGTTATAGATAATAAATTAATTCGATTAAAAGCAGAAATGAAAGTACCCGGAAAAGCTTGGTTACAATATGATATTGTAGAAAATGAGCACAATTGCACATTGACACAAACAGCCTTTTTTGCACCCAAAGGTTTATTAGGATTAATTTATTGGTATAGTTTATTTCCTATACATATTATAATTTTCAATGGTCTAATTAAATCTATAAAAAATAAAATAGAAGAGTAA
- a CDS encoding DUF1330 domain-containing protein, whose product MAVYSISSINVKDWDKYREYMELVPAIIEQYGGRYLVRGGEIIADNTNWGLNRIVILEFPTIEQMDAFRNSSEYAPVASIRHEAADTVGFTVSNNE is encoded by the coding sequence ATGGCTGTTTATTCAATTAGTAGCATAAATGTTAAAGACTGGGATAAGTACCGAGAATATATGGAACTTGTACCGGCTATTATCGAACAATATGGCGGTCGATATCTTGTTCGTGGTGGTGAAATAATTGCGGATAATACTAACTGGGGTTTGAACCGTATTGTGATATTAGAATTTCCAACAATTGAACAAATGGATGCATTTAGAAATTCTTCAGAATATGCTCCCGTAGCTTCTATACGTCATGAAGCGGCAGATACAGTTGGTTTTACTGTCAGTAACAATGAGTAA
- a CDS encoding NIPSNAP family protein has protein sequence MIYEVRTYTLKPGSVQAYEESFAEALPERVKFSPLAAFWHTEIGPLNQVVHVWPYEDLAERNKIRAESVKSGKWPPKHNDLIVNMESEIWFPADFMTPFKGDVKLGNIYEMRIYTYKPGSIGEALKKWGEAIEHREKYSKLAFGMYTDIGGLNKWMHIWPYEDLQDRNETRAKSMQDPNWPPPTREFIVKQENKILVPASFSPMH, from the coding sequence ATGATATATGAAGTACGAACTTACACGCTTAAACCAGGCAGTGTGCAGGCTTATGAAGAAAGTTTCGCAGAGGCATTGCCGGAGAGAGTAAAATTCTCACCGCTAGCAGCATTTTGGCATACAGAAATTGGACCATTAAACCAAGTAGTACATGTATGGCCTTATGAAGACCTAGCAGAAAGAAATAAAATAAGAGCGGAATCAGTAAAAAGTGGAAAGTGGCCACCAAAACATAATGACTTAATTGTGAATATGGAATCAGAAATTTGGTTTCCAGCTGATTTCATGACACCATTTAAAGGGGATGTGAAATTAGGGAATATATATGAAATGAGAATTTACACATATAAACCTGGGAGCATTGGAGAAGCATTAAAAAAATGGGGTGAAGCTATAGAACATAGAGAGAAATATTCAAAATTAGCATTTGGGATGTATACGGATATTGGGGGGTTGAATAAATGGATGCATATATGGCCCTATGAAGATCTACAAGACCGAAATGAAACTAGGGCTAAATCAATGCAAGATCCAAATTGGCCGCCACCAACAAGGGAGTTTATTGTGAAACAAGAAAACAAAATCTTGGTACCTGCATCATTTTCACCAATGCATTAA
- a CDS encoding GNAT family N-acetyltransferase, with protein MSNSYEIPVVRLASKDDLFHIVNFNISMALETENITLNQNEITQGVQAVFDNPHLGRYCVATISNKIVGGLLLTTEWSDWHNKYYWWIQSVYVSPEYRRNGVYKSLYEFVCNSAKEHRDVYAIRLYVDVNNKIAQQVYKNLGMNKSNYDMFEEVVII; from the coding sequence ATGAGTAATTCATACGAAATTCCTGTGGTACGATTAGCATCAAAAGATGATCTTTTTCATATCGTAAATTTCAATATATCTATGGCTTTAGAAACTGAAAATATTACTCTGAACCAAAACGAAATTACACAAGGAGTTCAAGCGGTATTTGATAATCCACATTTGGGCAGATATTGTGTTGCAACAATAAGCAACAAAATAGTTGGAGGTCTATTGCTTACAACTGAATGGAGTGATTGGCATAATAAATATTATTGGTGGATACAAAGTGTATACGTAAGTCCTGAATATAGAAGAAATGGTGTTTATAAATCACTATATGAATTTGTTTGTAATTCGGCTAAGGAACACCGAGATGTATACGCAATACGTCTTTATGTAGACGTTAATAATAAAATAGCCCAACAGGTTTATAAAAATTTGGGTATGAATAAATCGAATTACGATATGTTTGAAGAAGTAGTCATTATATAA
- a CDS encoding MmgE/PrpD family protein: MSNPTTIFSEFVSEIQFSDLSSDLVDIAKIPIIDGFANMMAGSTQEVSGLVSQYVTTLGGNNQSTVIGHNYKTSTLLAAFINGVSGHCLDYEIQGHPATHGTSSCLPSALALGENRSINGKQLILSYILGWEIQARMRLATEGVTNGAYHPPGLFGPLGAGVASAKALSFNSDQTELCLGIAASRTGGLTANTGTMVKSTHPANAARMGVESALLVESGFTSTKNIFETENGYNDAIFNGKVNWDIFLNDLGSRFSLIDPGFDIKRFPAQINMQRPIEAALNLRKNNDFDPSKVVKIHIETSNPGHSGPIPRSGLDGKFSAWYCATVAILDGIINIESFSDKRRFSKDVENLLSNVTYTNNGKSTRTTAVVTATLEDGTELSDSCLDFQGSTENPMSKEQRKEKFCYCATRIMGEQNAEELWESLNNLENVDNISKIIALSNSN; this comes from the coding sequence ATGAGTAATCCTACAACTATTTTTTCAGAATTTGTTTCAGAAATCCAATTTTCTGACCTATCTTCAGATCTTGTTGATATAGCTAAAATTCCTATCATAGATGGTTTTGCTAATATGATGGCTGGATCAACCCAAGAAGTTTCAGGTTTAGTATCACAGTATGTCACAACTTTGGGTGGTAATAATCAATCTACAGTTATAGGTCATAATTATAAAACAAGTACTTTATTAGCAGCATTTATAAATGGTGTATCGGGACATTGTCTTGATTATGAAATTCAAGGTCATCCTGCAACTCATGGAACTTCTTCATGTCTTCCATCTGCTTTGGCATTAGGTGAAAATCGTAGTATTAATGGTAAACAATTAATACTTTCATACATTCTTGGATGGGAAATACAAGCCAGAATGAGATTAGCGACTGAAGGAGTTACTAATGGTGCATATCATCCTCCAGGATTGTTTGGACCATTAGGAGCAGGAGTTGCATCAGCTAAGGCGCTTAGTTTTAATAGTGATCAAACAGAATTATGTTTAGGGATTGCAGCTTCTAGAACTGGTGGCCTTACTGCAAATACGGGAACTATGGTTAAATCCACACATCCTGCAAATGCAGCTCGAATGGGAGTAGAGTCTGCATTACTTGTTGAATCTGGATTTACTAGTACAAAAAATATTTTTGAAACAGAAAATGGCTATAATGATGCCATATTTAACGGAAAAGTTAATTGGGATATTTTTTTAAATGATTTAGGTAGTAGATTTTCATTAATCGATCCAGGATTTGACATAAAAAGATTTCCTGCTCAAATAAATATGCAACGTCCAATTGAAGCAGCATTAAACCTTAGAAAAAATAATGATTTTGACCCATCTAAAGTTGTGAAAATTCATATTGAAACAAGTAACCCAGGCCATTCAGGTCCAATCCCGCGTTCAGGATTAGATGGAAAATTTAGTGCATGGTATTGTGCAACAGTAGCAATATTAGATGGTATAATTAATATTGAAAGTTTTAGTGATAAAAGAAGGTTTTCCAAAGATGTAGAAAATCTTTTATCTAATGTTACATATACTAACAATGGTAAATCAACACGAACTACTGCCGTGGTTACAGCAACATTAGAAGATGGGACTGAACTATCTGATAGTTGTTTGGACTTCCAAGGTTCAACTGAAAATCCTATGTCTAAAGAACAACGAAAAGAAAAATTCTGTTATTGTGCTACTAGAATAATGGGTGAGCAAAATGCAGAGGAATTGTGGGAAAGTTTAAATAATTTAGAAAATGTTGATAATATTTCTAAAATAATTGCACTTTCTAATTCAAATTGA
- a CDS encoding acyl-CoA dehydrogenase encodes MDVLLSENEEMIRNLAREFLEGECPTSLVRDMEKDELGYSQDMWKKVAAELGWTALSLPEQYGGLGEPLQFLGLIFEEVGRHMAPVPLLSTMVSALTIARDGSEAMKSDILPQVASGDLILTYSFQETDPRLIEEAVKTTATADGSDYVINGKKLFVDNFNQADKLIVTANTGKGLTLFLVDTGSAGITTEKEVPTAKDKQFAVIFDNVKVSSDSVIGEIDKGWTTAEYMLDLGAVFYASQMCGAARKDFEMGLEYSKNRVAFGRPIGAFQSVAHMLADAVMYIDGGELLTREAIWKMDQGQPYQVEVSQAKAFCNDKLQHVTVYSQMIHGGMGFMMEFDIHLWYRRVASWSMRMGSTFEHRARVAQGILDTPEKVELGMIQTLPA; translated from the coding sequence ATGGATGTCTTGTTATCTGAAAATGAAGAAATGATACGTAATCTTGCTAGAGAATTCTTGGAGGGCGAATGTCCTACAAGTCTAGTCAGAGATATGGAAAAAGATGAATTGGGCTATTCTCAAGATATGTGGAAAAAAGTAGCCGCAGAATTGGGGTGGACAGCTTTGTCTTTGCCTGAACAATACGGTGGACTAGGTGAGCCACTACAGTTTTTAGGTTTGATTTTTGAAGAAGTTGGTCGTCATATGGCTCCAGTTCCTTTACTAAGCACTATGGTTTCAGCTTTAACTATTGCTAGAGATGGTTCAGAGGCGATGAAAAGTGACATACTTCCTCAAGTTGCATCTGGTGACCTAATATTAACTTATTCCTTCCAGGAAACTGATCCTCGACTAATAGAAGAAGCAGTTAAAACAACTGCAACTGCTGATGGTAGTGATTATGTTATTAATGGCAAGAAATTGTTTGTCGATAATTTTAATCAAGCTGATAAGTTAATTGTTACTGCCAATACTGGCAAAGGATTAACCCTATTTTTAGTTGACACTGGCTCTGCAGGAATTACTACAGAAAAAGAGGTCCCAACAGCAAAAGATAAACAGTTTGCGGTAATCTTTGATAATGTAAAAGTTTCCTCAGATAGTGTTATTGGGGAAATAGATAAAGGATGGACTACTGCAGAATATATGTTAGATTTGGGAGCTGTTTTTTATGCTAGCCAAATGTGTGGTGCTGCAAGGAAAGATTTTGAAATGGGACTTGAGTACTCAAAAAATCGTGTAGCTTTTGGCCGACCAATTGGCGCATTTCAATCTGTTGCTCATATGTTGGCTGATGCAGTTATGTATATCGATGGTGGAGAATTACTCACACGAGAGGCTATATGGAAGATGGACCAAGGACAGCCTTATCAGGTTGAAGTTTCACAAGCTAAAGCATTCTGTAATGATAAATTACAACATGTGACAGTTTATTCACAAATGATTCATGGTGGTATGGGCTTTATGATGGAATTTGATATACATTTGTGGTATCGACGTGTTGCTTCTTGGTCAATGAGAATGGGATCAACATTTGAACATCGAGCAAGGGTAGCACAAGGAATACTTGATACACCAGAAAAGGTTGAATTAGGTATGATACAAACACTTCCTGCTTAA